A single region of the Musa acuminata AAA Group cultivar baxijiao chromosome BXJ1-11, Cavendish_Baxijiao_AAA, whole genome shotgun sequence genome encodes:
- the LOC135597257 gene encoding probable BOI-related E3 ubiquitin-protein ligase 3, protein MAFFPQQPNLHQPHHQQQQQQSIPLRNFVPIDGHLSAPVSFFNAAGFPDPSHLSLANVTGVSPSAVLAADGWEPRTKRVKEQDFLENSQISSIDFLQTGTVSTGLGLSLDDRRVAASSGESPLLLPMVDADIDRELQRMVAEMDSFIKIEGERLRQSILEKFQAKQFQTLAFVEEKILRKIREKDSEVENINKKNMELEEQMKQLVMEVGAWQQRAKYNENMVNSLKYNLEQLHAQNRDNREGCGDSEVDDTASCCNGNFSLQLMLKENKDSKEMACRVCGVNEVCMLLLPCRHLCLCKECESKLSFCPLCQSSKFIGMEIYL, encoded by the exons ATGGCTTTCTTCCCTCAGCAGCCCAACCTCCATCAACCCcatcaccagcagcagcagcagcaatccaTTCCCCTCAG GAATTTTGTGCCGATCGATGGCCATCTCTCCGCCCCGGTTTCGTTCTTCAACGCCGCAGGCTTCCCGGACCCATCTCACCTTTCTC TAGCTAATGTCACGGGGGTCTCACCGAGCGCCGTTTTGGCGGCGGACGGATGGGAGCCGAGGACGAAGCGGGTCAAGGAGCAGGACTTCCTAGAGAACTCGCAGATATCGTCCATCGACTTTCTGCAGACAGGGACGGTGTCCACCGGGCTGGGACTGTCGTTGGATGATCGGAGGGTGGCGGCTTCCTCTGGGGAGTCACCGCTGCTCCTCCCGATGGTCGATGCGGATATTGATCGCGAGCTGCAGCGGATGGTGGCCGAAATGGACAGCTTCATCAAGATTGAA GGTGAACGCCTTAGGCAGTCAATATTGGAGAAATTTCAAGCAAAACAGTTCCAAACACTTGCGTTTGTTGAGGAGAAGATTCTTAGAAAGATAAGGGAGAAAGATTCAGAAGTGGAGAACATCAATAAGAAAAATATGGAACTCGAGGAACAGATGAAACAGTTGGTGATGGAAGTCGGGGCCTGGCAGCAACGAGCAAAGTACAATGAGAACATGGTTAATTCACTCAAGTATAATCTTGAACAACTTCATGCTCAGAACAGGGACAACAGAGAGGGTTGTGGCGATAGTGAGGTCGATGACACGGCCTCTTGCTGCAACGGAAACTTCAGTTTGCAACTCATGTTGAAGGAAAACAAGGATTCAAAGGAGATGGCTTGTAGGGTCTGCGGAGTGAACGAGGTTTGCATGCTTCTATTGCCTTGCCGACATCTCTGTTTGTGCAAGGAGTGTGAGAGCAAGCTCAGTTTCTGCCCTTTGTGCCAGTCCTCAAAGTTCATTGGCATGGAGATCTATTTATAG